The sequence TTTGATAATTATCTATGGTCAGACCACGTACCTGATAACGAATTAAAGCCTGGTAAGCTACTCCTGCAACGTAACTGTAGAAACTATTTGTTTGTGCCATACCTAATAGAAAAGATTTTTCCATAGGTAGCTCTAACATTTGCGGCGAGTGTAAGGTTTTAACTTTCAAATGGGTATTATTAATTATTATCCGAGCATAAACACCCTGATTCGTACCAACCACAATTGCATAGCCAGGAGCAATCTTGGAGTTAACTTGACGATATTCTCCTGCCCAATCACTATGTTCTCCAAATAGACAAAGACGACCAGAAACAAAAAAATTCATGTTTAAATTATTCAGCAGTATTGAATGTGTATAACTGATTTTTTAATTAATCTTGTTAAAATATTGACTCACAAACTTAGATTGTTATATAAATACCAGTTGAAATTTAGCAGGTGAAACAAAACCAAACTGAAAATATAAGAATATGCAAAGTTAAATTTTTTATGCCGTAAAAGAAGGATTTTATAAAGTGATAACCAGCATGCACGAAATTATTAAACATTTTTTATTAGGGAGTAATTTACGATATATGCCTGATAAAAGATCAGTTCATCAACCGAACAAAGCTAGATTAAGCGATCAGCAAAATGCAATTTCCAAGACTACTCTAAAAACTTTGACAGCCTTAACAACCGCAATTTTGAGCTGCTCTAGTTTTTTGGTAGCGATTCAACCAGCAAAAGCTGCCGTTGGACCTTATTGTCAGTTTGCGCCCGAAGAAGTAGAGTTAAAAGAAAAACTTTTAGCAGCATCCTTGGAAAATAAGCAGGCAACACCAGAATATGAGGCTATCGTTCAAAAACACACGGAAATGCTACAGCTTTGTCGCAGTCAAACCTGGCCCGAAGAACAAGCCATTTGGTTGCGTCTATATCCTTGCGATATTACTTCTGGTTCAATAGATCGTGTCTTAGACCGTATTGTCAACCTGGGCTACAGCAAAATACATCTCGAAGTCTTCTATGATAGCCAAGTTCTATTACCTCCTGGAGATAATCCTACACCTTGGATACCAGTCGTGCGATCGCCAGATGCAGACAACATCGATTTGTTAGAACAGGCAATTGATAAAGCACATCAACGAGGCTTAAAGCTCTATGCCTGGCTATTTACCATGAATTTTGGTTACACTTATGCTCAACGTCCAGATCGCCAAGAAGCATTAGCCCGCAACGCTTTAGGTCAAAATAGTTTAGCTTATGTGGACGACAGAGCTCAGGCTTTTATCGATCCTTATTCCCAGCAGGCGCAAACCGACTATTACAATCTCGTCCAGGCAGTTCTTAAACGCCAACCAGACGGAATCTTATTTGATTATGTTCGTTACCCTCGCGGTATTGGTGGACAGTCTTATGTCTATAGCGTCAAGGATCTTTGGATTCATGGTAAATCTTCTCTCAATGCTTTATACAATCGTGCTAGTAACCAAAAAGGATTAGCTTTAATTAAAAAATATATTGATACGGGTAATTTGACTACTCAAGATATAGAAATCATTGATCGACAGTATCCCAAAGAATCTCAGGCTAAGTGGCAGGGTAGTCTTAATATCCTTGATTCAAAATCTACCGTATCATCTCGCCAGCGTCATCTAAAACAAGACCTGTGGTTTTTTTCAGTTGCCCATGCTGCTCAAGGTGTCATTGATTTTCTCTCTTTTGCAGCGAAACCAGCACAAAATAGAGGACTTCCTGCTGGAGCAGTATTTTTTCCCGATGCCAACCGCTTAGTCGGTAGTGGTGGATTTGATTCTCGTTTACAGGCTTGGGACAAATTTCCGACAGATTTAGAATGGCATCCTATGGCTTATGCTATTTGCGAATCAAAAACTTATTGTATTACTGACCAAATTGAGAATGTTTTAGACGTGGCATCAAACAATACCACTGTAATCCCTGCTCTAGCTGGTGCTTGGGGCAAAGTATATCGTCAACATCTGCCATTAGAAACTCAGATGGAAGCTTTACGTAAGGCAACTCCTGAGATTAATTCTATTAGCCATTTTAGTTACGCTTGGCAAGAACCAGATCTAGATCGCCAACGAAAATCCTGTAATTTTCTCTAAAATGTTGATTTATAATTTATATCTGCTATGATTATAGACATTGTAAATCTGCGGATGTGGCGGAATTGGTAGACGCGCCAGATTTAGGTTCTGGTGTTTTCGGACGTGAAGGTTCAAGTCCTTTCATCCGCATAAAAATAGAGCAAAAGGCGATCGCTAAAATATCTGCGATCGCCTTTTGCTTTAATTACTGTTTTTTTATTCAACTAGTTAACTATCTTTGTTAAGCCTTATTAAGTCTAGTGAGGATAATTTTAGGCAGCATCCAGTAATCCACTATGTCTCAATAACGCTTCAGTTTCAGGTTCTCTGCCACGGAATGACTGGAACACTTCCATTGGGTGTAAACTACCGCCTAAAGAAAGTACTGTATCTTTAAAGCGTTTCCCGACCGATCTAACTGCATCTTCATCCTCTAAGCCAGCCTCTTCAAAAGCAGCAAAAGCATCTGCACTGAGCACTTCTGCCCACTTATAGCTATAATATCCTGCTGCGTATCCACCAGCAAAAATATGTCCAAAAGCACAAAGAAAATTATCTTCGGGAATAGGTTGCAATACGCTAGTAGTTTTCGCCAAGCGATCGCGCACATCGTTAGGAGTCTCATCTCCACCTGGCTCATAATTAGAGTGGAGTTCCATGTCTAACAAGCCAAAATGTAGCTGACGCAGCATTGCCGAACCACTCATATAGTTTTTCGCAGCAACTAGCTTTTGATAATATTCTTCGGGAAGCGTTTGGTCAGTTTGATAATGTTTCGCCATGCCGAAAAGAGTGGGGCGATCATAACACCAGTTTTCCATAAACTGACTTGGTAATTCTACCGCATCCCATTCCACATTGTTAATACCTGCTGCACCAGGGTAATCGATGGTGGTCAGCATATGTTGTAAGCCATGACCGAATTCGTGGAACAAGGTGGTTACTTCTCCAAAGGTCATTAAGCTAGGTCGATCCTCTACAGGGGGAGTTTGATTGCAGGTTAGATATGCTATAGGTAAACGAGTTTCGGTTTTGCCCTCAACGGTCATTTTTGCCCGACCAATACAGTCATTCATCCACGCACCACCACGCTTTTCGGCGGGACGAGAGTAAGGATCGAGATAGAAAAAGGCGATCGCATCTCCGTTTTCATCAGCAATTTGAAAATATTTCACATCTTCGTGCCATACGGGTGCTTCTCCATCCGCAGCAGTAATTGTTACCCCAAAGATACGGTTGGCTAAACCAAATAAACCGTCTAAAACCTTTGGCAAAGAAAAATAAGGGCGTAATTCTTCTTCATTAAAGTCAAATTTAGCCTCACGCTGTTTTTCCGCCCAATAAGTAATGTCCCAGTTTTTAAGATCGTCTTGTCCTGCAAAAGCTTTTAACTCTTCAAATTCTTTAACCGCCGCATCATAACTCGCACCGCGTAACTCATCCTGTAGCTTTTGTACTGCTGCAACATCAGGTGCCATTTTACGGGCTAAACTTAACTCAGCGAAGTTAGCAAAACCCAGAATATTGGCTTTTTCCTTTCTTAATTCTAAAATGCGATCGATATTGCCACGATTGTCCCATTCCCCATCAGAAGCACGAGAGAGAAAAGCCTTATATAGTTTTTCCCGCAATTTGCCATTAGTAGCGTATTTCATAAAGGGAACATAGCTAGGATAATCCAACGTAACTACCCAAGGGCCATTTTCAGGAGTAGCGTCTTGATTTCCTTCCGCTTTAGCAGTTTGCGCCATCAAGCCTAATGCACTGGGAGGTAAACCATCTACATCTTTTTTATCAGTTAGCCTTAATTTAAAAGCCTTAGTCGCATCAAGAACATTATTAGAAAACTTAGTCGAAAGTTCTGCTGACTCTAATTGAATCTGATTAAACTTATCTTTGGCTTCCCCTTCTAAACCAACTCCAGACAATTCAAAATCACGAATTGAAGATTCAACAATGCGCTGTTGTGCAGGATTCAGTTTCTCCCACTCTGCACCTTCCTTAATTCCTCTAAATGCTTCATATAAAGGCTTGCTTTGACTTAGCTTGTTGTAGAACTTGACAATTTCTGGCTGCATACTTTCATCAGCTTTCCGCAACTCAGGACTATTCTTGACACTCATCAAATGTCCCACAATACCCCAACTCCAGCCTAACCGTTCTTCAATCGCTGTCAGGGGTTCAACTAAACCAGACCAAGTGGGAGTTACATTGTCCTCTAAATTGCTAACTTCGCCTTCTAACTCTTTTAACAGTTGTGTCATTGCTGGAACAACGTGTTCGGCTTTGATTTCGTTAAAGGGTGGTAATCCCTTGCCAATTAATAAAGGATTTTTGGTAATAGTTGCGTCTGTCATGTAAATAGATAATTGTCGATTGTATTTATATTTATTTACCCTAACGCTTTATATATCGGTGTTGCAGTAGCAAGCAGGTTGGGATTACCGAAATTTTGGACATAAGTGTTTTTTATGCTTTCGTATTGTGATTTTCATTGAATAAACTGGAATACTTATTTAAGTAATCACTTAAGCCGTGGGGTAGTAGACGAGAATTATCACTAGATAGAAAATTATTGAATTCAAAGGATCTAATTTTCCTTCTTTCCATGGAGGAAACTCAAAAACAACGAGTGCTGACACAGGTTGAATATTTAATTCATCTCAATCCTTACTTCTTTCAAAATACGAAAGTGGATATGATTCTCCTTCTTTTGTTAGAAAATAAAATCTATGCCTTTAATATTCTTCTTGTTCTTCACAAATAGTTCTATACAAATCTGTTTTTAATTTTTTCAATTCTCCGTATCTTATTAACATTTTTGCTGTTGTCAACCAATTCAAACGATTATTACAAGGTAGTACTGTATTTTTCTCATTATCTGTTGTTAGTATTTCATAGGCTCGTTCAAGTGCTAGTATTGCTTGTTTAGTTATTTCCTCATCTCTTTTAGTTTGTTGATTTGAGAAATAATTTAAAAATGCAATAGCAATTGTAAAGAAAATGCCCAATTGAGCTAATTCTTTGATGAAATTAAAGTTTAAAAAAATATAAGTAAATATAAACGGGAGAGCAATTGTCACGAAAACAGGAGTAAGAATTTCGTATTTATCGTCAAATTCAATCCATTCTAGCCAACTTTTTATCCTGGTTTGCTTGATTGCCTTATTATGACTAGGTTGCATAAATTGTGATGTGATTTCAGTACAACTTATTACAATCATTGTTTGTCTACAATATATGATTGCCTTTTGTCAGATTTAGAGCGATCTTTTTCTTAATGATTTAACTAATAATTGTAGTGATAGTTAATAATTGAAGAGTTAGTAAAATTTGCGATCGCCATTTAAATAATTTACGCTAGCATTAAGAAATCATCTTTTTTAGTATTATCCATGATAGAAATTGTTTTTTAGTAGAGGATGATCTCGATGGAGGCTATAAAGCAAAAGCTTTAGGTGAGTCGATATTTACCCAAGCAGATAATCTCGATAGTCTTAAAGAAATTGATATGACCTTCTTTCTTTTCTTTCTGCCAAAATTAGTTCAAAAGCGCGATCTATAATTTCTTGACTATCTATTATTTTCAATAACTCTTCAGAAGAATAAATCCCTTCATAAGACTCCAAAGAAGCGTTATCCAAAGCACTATCAAATGCTTCTGCGATTATTTCCTTAATTTCTAATTTTTCAAGATAATAGCCGCCAGCTTTCCTGCGTTTATTGACTCTTTCTATTTGACGGCAAGAGTTACGAATTGAAACATCCCAAGATTTAGTCGTACGTTTCTCTGCTGCTTGTTTAATTAAGTGAAGTAGAAGAATAACCACATAGCTGTAAATTCTATCGACAATTGCCTTCTTCCCCATTTCCTCCATCTCTTCTACCAGCAGCAAGGCATTTTGATAATCTTGCTGTTTGATTAATCTTTTGAGTTCGAGTATTTCTTCCATTAGCTAAACTATTCTCATACTTAAGTCTAACCAGTGCGATCGCGTTATAGGCGCGCTACTAGATATATAGTCAACGCCAGTTTCAGCTATAGCACGAATAGTTTTTAGGGTAATATTGCCTGATGCTTCTATCTTAACTCTGAGATTTGTCTGGCGAATTATCTTAATTGCCAAATTCATTTGTTCAAGAGACATATTATCCAACATGATTATGTCTGCACCATATTGTAGGGCTTGCTCTACCTCTTCTATATTTGTTGTTTCTACTTCTATATTTAAAGGATAGGGAATATTGTTTCTCACAAGTGCGATCGCTTTTTCTATTCCTCCTGCTGCTTTTATATGATTATCCTTAATCATCACCGCATCATCTAATCCCATCCGATGATTGATTGCACCACCTACTCGCGTGGCATATTTCTCTAGCACTCTCAAACCTGGGGTAGTTTTTCTAGTATCTACTAACCTAGCTGGCAAATCACTAATCTTATTTACATAGTTACGAGTAACTGTAGCAATTCCACTTAAACGCATCGCTAAATTAAGTGCTACCCTTTCTCCTGTTAGTAGAGCCTCCCTACTCCCTTCTATTTCGGCTATCTTTGTTCCCGATTGACAAAAATCTCCTTCTTTAACTGTGAGAGTAAATTGAGCCTCTTTGTCTAATAGTTGAAAAACTCGCGCTGCGATCGGTAATCCTGCAATTACCCCATCTTCTTTAATAATCCATATCGCTTGATTGATTTGGAATTCGCTATTAAACAATCCTTGGGTCGTAAAATCACCTCTACCGATGTCTTCTAATAACCAATCTTGTAGTAGGCGATCGACGATTATTAAGGAAGGTAAACTGACCATAGAAACTTTTTTACTGTTTAGAAAACTAAAACTAAATGCTATAACACTATAGCTGGTAGAGCTTAAAAGACAATTATGCAATATAAAAACAGGTTAATTTAAAAAAAAGTCGCTCAGGGGTTGACAAGGATAAATATATTCCCTATATTGGTAAATGCGCGGTTGAGAGGTAACCCCGAACAACAAGCGGACAGAACCTAGACAATACAATAGTTTGACGGTTTTTTAAACACACAGCTTTTTGAATTAAAAAACAATTAAAATGGCTCGGTGAGAAAAGCAAAAGATTAAGTAATTAAAAATTTGCCCAACTCAGCCAGTCAAAAAGAAAGAGCGAAAAATCACAACTTGAGATGAAATGAAGTTCAAGAAAAATTGAATGTAAGTTCAACATGGAGAGTTTGATCCTGGCTCAGGATGAACGCTGGCGGTATGCCTAACACATGCAAGTCGAACGGGCTCTTCGGAGCTAGTGGCGGACGGGTGAGTAACGCGTGAGAATCTGCCTTGAGGATGGGGACAACAGCGAGAAATCGCTGCTAAAACCCAATATGCCAGTTAGCTGGTGAAATATTTATAGCCTCAAGAGGAGCTCGCGTCCGATTAGTTAGTTGGTGGGGTAAGAGCCTACCAAGGCAGCGATCGGTAGCTGGTCTGAGAGGATGAGCAGCCACACTGGGACTGAGACACGGCCCAGACTCCTACGGGAGGCAGCAGTGGGGAATTTTCCGCAATGGGCGAAAGCCTGACGGAGCAATACCGCGTGAGGGAGGAAGGTTTTTGGATTGTAAACCTCTTTTTTAAAGGAAGAAGAAAGTGACGGTACTTTAAGAATCAGCATCGGCTAACTCCGTGCCAGCAGCCGCGGTAATACGGAGGATGCAAGCGTTATCCGGAATCATTGGGCGTAAAGCGTCCGCAGGTGGCTGTTCAAGTCTGCTGTTAAAGACAGAAGCTCAACTTCTGAACAGCAGTGGAAACTGGACGGCTAGAGTACGGTAGGGGTTGAGGGAATTCCCAGTGTAGCGGTGAAATGCGTAGATATTGGGAAGAACACCAGTGGCGAAGGCGCTCAACTGGATCGTAACTGACACTCAGGGACGAAAGCTAGGGTAGCGAAAGGGATTAGATACCCCTGTAGTCTTAGCTGTAAACGATGAACACTAGGCGTTGCTTGTATCGACCCGAGCAGTGCCGTAGCCAACGCGTTAAGTGTTCCGCCTGGGGAGTACGCACGCAAGTGTGAAACTCAAAGGAATTGACGGGGGCCCGCACAAGCGGTGGAGTATGTGGTTTAATTCGATGCAACGCGAAGAACCTTACCAGGACTTGACATCTCGAGAACTGAACCTAATAGTTCAGGTGCCTTAGGGAACTCGAAGACAGGTGGTGCATGGCTGTCGTCAGCTCGTGTCGTGAGATGTTGGGTTAAGTCCCGCAACGAGCGCAACCCTCGTTCTTAGTTGCCAGCATTAAGTTGGGCACTTTAGGAAGACTGCCGGTGACAAACCGGAGGAAGGTGGGGATGACGTCAAGTCAGCATGCCCCTTACGTTCTGGGCTACACACGTACTACAATGGTTGGGACAAAGGGCAGCGAGCTCGCAAGAGTCAGCGAATCTCATCAAACCCAGCCTCAGTTCAGATTGCAGGCTGCAACTCGCCTGCATGAAGGAGGAATCGCTAGTAATCGCAGGTCAGCATACTGCGGTGAATTCGTTCCCGGGCCTTGTACACACCGCCCGTCACACCATGGAAGTTGGCCACGCCCGAAGTCGTTACCCTAACCCTGTATAGGGAGGGGGATGCCGAAGGCAGGGCTGGTGACTAGGGTGAAGTCGTAACAAGGTAGCCGTACCGGAAGGTGTGGCTGGATCACCTCCTTATAGGGAGACCTAACCGTGAAGCGAAGACCGAAAAAGAGTCTCGCCATCACAGGTCAAACCAAGGTCGGTTCAAAAAGCAGCTAAAGATCCCAGATAGAGATCGAGCAAATGTGAGTCCAAGAAAACTGTCAAACTAATTGTTCTGGTTCGCCAAAAATCTACTAGAGAAAATAAGTAGCAAAACAAGGGCTATTAGCTCAGGTGGTTAGAGCGCACCCCTGATAAGGGTGAGGTCCCTGGTTCAAGTCCAGGATGGCCCACCATAAACAAGTAAGAAGTAGAAAGTAGCAAGTAACAAGTAAGAAACTGGTGAAAGTTATAATCGAGTTCTGAAGCAAAGGGGGTATAGCTCAGCTGGTAGAGCGCCTGCTTTGCAAGCAGGATGTCAGCGGTTCAAATCCGCTTACCTCCACCAAAAAGTTATTTACCCAGTCAAAACCTCAGCCCAAAAACGGTAAAATAGAGGCAGTAAAATCCAGCACTATCATCATTGATTGGCGAAAAAGATGATTCTGCTGGACTTTAAAAAGTCCAGAATGAACCTTGAAAACTGCATAATATCTAGAAACAGCAAGCTCGTTCAAGTAGCGAAAGCTAACTAAAAGAACTTGTTGGTGATAGAGCCAAATTATAGAACTAAGTAATTAGGTCAAAAAAAACTAAGGCAGTGAGCATGACCGGCGTCGTCAGAGGCCAAGGAAAATGCTCATGAAAAATTAGTCCAAAAGTAAAGATTAGAAAGTATCTTGCACCAATGTAGGATACCAGGTCAAGCTACAAAGGGCTAACGGTGGATACCTAGGTACACAAAGGCGAAGAAGGACGTGGTGACCGACGAAATGCCTCGGGGAGTTGGAAACAAGCATAGATCCGAGGGTGTCCGAATGGGGCAACCCAAATGAACGACCTGCTGAATATATAGGCAGGAGCGAGCGAACTCAGCGAACTGAAACATCTTAGTAGCTGAAGGAAGAGAAAGCAACAGCGATTTCCCCAGTAGCGGCGAGCGAAACGGAAACAGCCTAAACCATGAACTTCGGTTGATGGGGTCGTGGGACAGTCATCAGGGATTAGGGAAGCTAGACGAAGCAGTTGAAAGCTGCACCAGAGGAGGTGAAAGTCCTGTAGTCGAAAGCGGAAATAAACCGACTGAATCCCGAGTAGCACGGAGCCCGTGGAATTCCGTGTGAATCAGCGAGGACCACCTCGTAAGGCTAAATACTCCTGTGTAACCGATAGAGAAACAGTACCGCGAGGGAAAGGTGAAAAGAACCCCGGCGAGGGGAGTGAAATAGAACATGAAACCGTTAGCCTACAAGCAATTAGAGCACGATTGAACGTGTAATAGTGTGCCTGTTGAAGAATGAGCCGGCGACTTACAGGTTGTGGCAGGTTAAGAAGTAATACTCGAAGCCAAAGTGAAAGCGAGCCTGACAAGGGCGAATTTTGTCACAATTTGTAGACCCGAACCCGGGTGATCTAACCATGTCCAGGATGAAGCTTGGGTAAAGCTAAGTGGAGGTCCGAACCGACTGGCGTTGAAAAGCCAGCGGATGAGGTGTGGTTAGGGGTGAAATGCCAATCGAACCCGGAGCTAGCTGGATCTCCTCGAAATGCGTTTAGGCGCAGCGGTAAGTAGACTTGTTGGGGGGTAAAGCACTGTTTCGCTGCGGGCTGCGAGAGCGGTACCAAAGTGAGACAAACTCAGAATACCCAACAAAATTTTACCAGTGAGACGGTGGGGGATAAGCTTCATCGTCGAAAGGGAAACAGCCCAGACCACCAGCTAAGGTCCCCAAGTACACACTAAGTGAGAAAGGAGGTGGGAGTGCATAGACAACCAGGAGGTTTGCTTAGAAGCAGCAATCCTTAAAAGAGTGCGTAATAGCTCACTGGTCTAGCGCTCCTGCGCCGAAAATGAACGGGGCTAAGTGTGTCACCGAAGCTGTGGACTTGTGTTTAACACAAGTGGTAGAGGAGCGTTCTGTATTGGGAGAAGCATTAGCGGCAAGCAGATGTGGACGATACAGAAGTGAGAATGTCGGCTTAAGTAGCGAAAATATATGTGAGAATCATATACCCCGAAAGCCTAAGGGTTTCTTCGGAAGGCTCGTCCGCGAAGAGTTAGTCGGGACCTAAG comes from Coleofasciculaceae cyanobacterium and encodes:
- the nadC gene encoding carboxylating nicotinate-nucleotide diphosphorylase, which translates into the protein MVSLPSLIIVDRLLQDWLLEDIGRGDFTTQGLFNSEFQINQAIWIIKEDGVIAGLPIAARVFQLLDKEAQFTLTVKEGDFCQSGTKIAEIEGSREALLTGERVALNLAMRLSGIATVTRNYVNKISDLPARLVDTRKTTPGLRVLEKYATRVGGAINHRMGLDDAVMIKDNHIKAAGGIEKAIALVRNNIPYPLNIEVETTNIEEVEQALQYGADIIMLDNMSLEQMNLAIKIIRQTNLRVKIEASGNITLKTIRAIAETGVDYISSSAPITRSHWLDLSMRIV
- a CDS encoding M3 family metallopeptidase is translated as MTDATITKNPLLIGKGLPPFNEIKAEHVVPAMTQLLKELEGEVSNLEDNVTPTWSGLVEPLTAIEERLGWSWGIVGHLMSVKNSPELRKADESMQPEIVKFYNKLSQSKPLYEAFRGIKEGAEWEKLNPAQQRIVESSIRDFELSGVGLEGEAKDKFNQIQLESAELSTKFSNNVLDATKAFKLRLTDKKDVDGLPPSALGLMAQTAKAEGNQDATPENGPWVVTLDYPSYVPFMKYATNGKLREKLYKAFLSRASDGEWDNRGNIDRILELRKEKANILGFANFAELSLARKMAPDVAAVQKLQDELRGASYDAAVKEFEELKAFAGQDDLKNWDITYWAEKQREAKFDFNEEELRPYFSLPKVLDGLFGLANRIFGVTITAADGEAPVWHEDVKYFQIADENGDAIAFFYLDPYSRPAEKRGGAWMNDCIGRAKMTVEGKTETRLPIAYLTCNQTPPVEDRPSLMTFGEVTTLFHEFGHGLQHMLTTIDYPGAAGINNVEWDAVELPSQFMENWCYDRPTLFGMAKHYQTDQTLPEEYYQKLVAAKNYMSGSAMLRQLHFGLLDMELHSNYEPGGDETPNDVRDRLAKTTSVLQPIPEDNFLCAFGHIFAGGYAAGYYSYKWAEVLSADAFAAFEEAGLEDEDAVRSVGKRFKDTVLSLGGSLHPMEVFQSFRGREPETEALLRHSGLLDAA
- a CDS encoding DUF29 family protein, yielding MEEILELKRLIKQQDYQNALLLVEEMEEMGKKAIVDRIYSYVVILLLHLIKQAAEKRTTKSWDVSIRNSCRQIERVNKRRKAGGYYLEKLEIKEIIAEAFDSALDNASLESYEGIYSSEELLKIIDSQEIIDRAFELILAERKERRSYQFL